Below is a window of Accipiter gentilis chromosome 20, bAccGen1.1, whole genome shotgun sequence DNA.
AAATTAGAACACAGACAGACTGTATTAATGACCAGCAATACAACAGTATCAGACCTACCAATTCTTGCTTCTGGGGCAGGGAACGTGTTATGCCATGCACTGTATCAGACAGCAATGTAGCAGACAAACTGGGAAGGGATACAGAAAACATTATCCCCATTTCACAGGttcagaagagaaatgcaagaCTAAAATGAACACCCAAAATCACTTGTGCACTGGACTGAGCTGGGGATATGGCACAAAACCCTAAGCATTTtgatctgctccagcatggcatTTCAAGGAATCAGGAGAGGAGATGTGTGCATGTGTCTCTGTGCCATTACTGACACATTTTGCCATTTTTACTTGTAGGGATTCTGAAGGAACAAAGACATTCCTCCTTCTGTCATAACTGCCTGGAGGTTTTcctgacctttttttcccctcccatttttCCAGGTGATTAAACTGTGCAGTCAGAAAGCATGACTATAACGTCAAGAAGCCAGCAATTTTAACACCACAAAAGGATAATTGTGTAATACTTCAGGCCATATTAGTTTCAGCACGGACTGACCCTCAGCCGGGGATGACACAGTACCAACAGCTCCCAGCACAATGACTGACAGAACTGGGACATGACAAATTGCACTTTTGAagcctgcaggagaagaagagcTAGGGGATACGCTTTGCATTGAAAACAGTCATGTACTATATTCTTTGAACAACTGATAAAGTAGAACAGCACATGACTACTTCCCTTCTAAACCATTTCACTTGAAACATTTTCCATCTTCCTCTCATTCTCCTTTGCTAGTGTGTAGAAGACAGTTGTCTGTACTACCAGTGTAACATTACTTATATTCTTATACTATACTATAGATTTGTACTAAATTAAAGAGATTTTGCTACCTGGAAATGTCACATTAACTGAAAGAACAGCTTAGGGTGTGACATCTATCAATGGCTAAGTAAAAAgactgcttttcctcccctcaaCTCGATGCTGCAATTGAGCCTCAGTACATTATTGCTGTATTAGAGGTCTCAGTGCTGCACCTGTGAGGACTAAGGCACAATCAAGGCACTCAAGCATACAAGATTTTGACCCCCTAAAAACCTTTAGTCAGATCTCCACTAACTGGGTGATTCGTAACATTCCCAGCCTGTACATGCCTggcactgctccagtgtgagcaACTGGGACATGACAGACAAGATCCTGGATGGGAAAGAACCTAGGGTTAGCCAGAAGTAAACATACAGCATAGGTGAAATTGAGGTTGTCCCATGGGTTTTCCACCTAAGCAAAGAAGAACCTGGGTTCCATTTCTCAGTTTCATGATGATTCTGTACTTTTGCCAGTTACTATTTAGCtttaaaagaagacttaaaaaaaaaaataaagctgcttctGTTCCCACAGGTCCCAGGAACTTTGCGCTCTCTTCTCTGCTGCAGTGTGGCTTCCCCAGGCAATATTCTCCCTGTGGAATATCCCATGGCCTGAGGCACAGAGCACTCTCCTGGGAAGGGAGCTTGAACACATCCAGAGTGGGAACTGAAGGGAGCCCAACATCTCTTGCTTTCCAGGACTTAGGGTAAGCAACTGCTATTACAAAGACAGGTATGCTTATACATCCGCCTTACAAAGTCTAGGGCAAGCTCCTACTTTAAAGAGATCATTTATCTACCAAAGTGAATAGGAAATTCCCTCCTCTAGACTTCAGTGAGTCCCTCAAGAGAGGGGTGAAATGCTTGACATTTTCTATTGCCACCGAGCTTCCACCAGGAACTGTAGATATGACAGCAACACGTGGAATAAAGGGCCTGGGTCTTCACTCTGGAAAATGAGGATTTGATAACCCAAGCTCTCTTCTTCTGTCATCAATATAATGTATTTGAGTCCTGGAGGCATGATTAAACTCTCAGTTGTTGAATCCCAGTGACCCAGTCTGTGTATTGTAAAATTAGTTTCCTGTTCCTGTGCCTCGTTAAAAAATCAGTACTCATTTCAGCTCATGCTGACAGCTGACACTATAAGTAATATTAatctaacatttttattttcagagtgtGCTTTGAACCGAGTAGCCttaatttaagaattattttaacagTTCATTTCCTAAAAATAACTACACCATTCTTTCCAAACATTACATCCATACACAAGCTGACTCACAGCATGAAGTTCCACTGAAGCCATGGCATGGCCACAGCAAATTCAATGCAAAAGTAATAATCTCAATTTACATAGAGACCACCCTCTGTGGAAAACCCCCACCAAATCCTACACaataaaaataggaaggaaaCTTGTAGGATTATCTAACAATCAGCCTAAAAGCACAGGCAATCTGGAGAAAGGATATTAATGTCTTTAATTCTTGAAAGGCTCTAGAAAATTCTATAGCAGGGATGGAATCTTCTATTCAATTACTTACagcaatttaaaatatataaaggtAATTACAAAACTTCTGTTGGATTTTGCTTACAGCATGGTCAAAAGAGCCTACGATTTAGCCGAGACTAGAATTTCAGACATGCTTTTACATGTTTTTAGTGTTGCTCCCTGCAGATCCATCCTGTACAGATCAGGTTATTTACAGCTTAAGTGCCTGGAAACAAGAAACGTTACAATATGCAATATGTTCAAAAACCTGGAATTAATTTTATAACTTTTTCTAAGAGAATTAGTAACACACAGCACAACTGGTCCAATATCTATAGATCTGCTTGTAATTACTACTTTCTACTATGGCAACTTTCAATCTACCACCATATGGGTTTCCATTGATTCACAACAATGGAAGTGTCACTCTGGCTCAGTACTGTTAAATGCCATTTTCAGAATAGGAAATACAAGCTTTGAAGTGACCAATGAAATGGAGCAATTATGTAGTTTAGTATTTGCTTTATGTAGTTTGAGAGAATTGTTACAAGCTCCTTTAAGCACTACAAAATGGGAAGTGTGTAAGATGTAAGTTAATTTAAACCTGCTTTGCCATAATAATATGTTATGCAGTTGATAAAGTTTTATATAATCAACAGTATAGAGGGCCCAAAGTAAAATCTTAAATAGTGACTACATAAAATATCACTTTAAAATATGAGTTACACACTGTAAGAATCCTAGCTTATCAATAATTATATATCACTACAGAGTAAGTTGATAAATGATTTTCTTTCACACATTTCTTGCCTCTCCTTTCTGTCACAGTGCTAAGCCCACATTAGCTGTGCCTGTACTAATAGAGCTGGGAGACTGAGTGCAGGAGAAGCAATCAAGATTGGAGTGTCAACAAAGGCACCAGATGCCACTGATGCCTCTTCCACACTTCAGTCCTCAGGCACCACAGCAGAACCAGGAACTCTCCTGACTCCAAGGTTTCCTAGTGAAGAGGGACAGCCACTTCCCTAtaagtgataaaaataaaatgctgataCGTTCTATTGTCAAATAAGCCTGTAAGATCAGAATTACACAGTGTTAATGTTATTTTATGCTAGTTATACAGTTCTTTGGCCAGATCACATTCAACTGTTCATTTAGCCTAGGACAGATCCTGCTTAATTAACCCACAGAGTAAGTTCCTTTACAATAACTGTTTTCATGAAGTGTTAATGAAGACCCCTAATTTAATATTCTGACCTTCcatttaaaaagtgatttttaaatatcattaaaagACAGCACTTGGATACTGCGAAGACTTCcactgagaagaaaacaagaaggtaaaaaaagccaaaaagcccCTACCCCCCCCCTACACACAGAAAGGATACAAAAACATGCCAAATAAAGGTTTGTAACAGATTTTACTTGTACAAAAGCAACGTTTTAGCATCATTCACAATAAAAAGCTAAGACCTGTTTGGTGTTATACAGACATGGTGTATCAACTCAGAATGCAACAGGTAAAGTATACTGTAATATCAGTGAGATACACTGTTGTATTTAGCCAATTACTCCTGATGCCTCTTTGTGGATACTTTCTTAATTACAGGTCCTCTCTGCTTCATATACGTCAGCAGTATATTTTGGAATATAAAACCTGGAAAtgttaaaatacactgaaatgtgTCTGGAAAAAATCAAACCCAGGACCAGTTTCTCACTGCACAATAATAGCTCTACCAGATCATTGAAACAAACAGTACCTTGTATGTAAACTATCTGTCCCATCATTCTACTCCCCCTtatataaaaaaaggagaaaaattgtcTTTATATAGAAAATTGTTTCATCTTCTTGCTTCTGCATTCATGCAACTTCATTATTAGGTTTTCTTATCCAGATATTAAACTGTAAAATGAACAGTTACTTATCATGGGGCTTTTCCACCATCTTCAGTGCTAATCTTCCAACCATTAGCAAACTGTATAAGGGGGGAAAAACATAGAattaaacaacaataataatttgtcaattaattttcaaatacttCCCCTGTAACTGGAGCATGGAAACAAAAAAGATACACAAAATATGATTCACTCCATCTCAGTTTAATTAAGGAAATAAGAAATCACACataggatgttaaaaaaaaaacaaacaaaaagtatatTGTGTTGTACCTGACACCAGCAATTAGCCCTGCAGGCATGAATTTTCCAGAGTTGTAAAATCTTGTTCCCATGATGGCAGTCAGTGTTCCAGATGTAACTTAAATGAGAGATTATACAGTTCAGTCAGCAGAGATGCATGCATGTGAGAGAGATGCTACAATTCAAAACTaacagaacagagagaaatagTAGCATCAAGGAAAAGGTGAAACAGGGTTACTTCACGTGATGGACTAAAGAGTCACTAAATTGTGTAAACTTTGGAATGCCTCAGTATGTGAAGAGAAAATATGCTAAATCAAGTTCTAGCAGACAGTGCATTCCATATCCTTCTGCAGACAATCCTCAAATTTCTTTGTCAAAATGTGCTGCTTTGGAGACTGGAAATAATCTATGCTACACTGTTCTGGAACTTGCTCCTTCCCTATGCACAGGAAAATCAATAAATCTGTGCACGTAATTCCCCCACTTCTCGtaaaaaggagaaagcattttTGTAGTAATGTTCTGAGAATTAACTAGTTTATGTTTACAAAAGCCTTCAAAAGGGAAGTGTGCTATGTAAGTTCTAAGCATTATCAATCCATTTCAGCCCTGCCCCACCTTCCACTAAGATCAGAGAGTTAAAATTACTGACCCTGACCACTTGGCATAAAGACAGGAGCCAGGTACTTTCAGTGagccagaaaagaagaaagggcaATCCCTGGAACATGGTAtctcaaagaaaaactgaatactAAGAAAACTATAATGAAAACATAATGATGAAATGCTCAGCCTTAGCACACACCTGCTACCCAGTGGTAACAGCTACACACAACATGTTGTTGCAGCCACTCTTTTTACCTTCTACTATTGCTTCTATGCGATGACTGGTCCTGCAGGACCCTGCTAATCTTCAGTCCTAGCCATGGCATCCTTCCTCCCTAATATCACCCTAAATATTGTCACTGACATCTAGCAGTTTCATATAGAGACTGGGACCACAGCCTAACACACAACCAAGaactaaaatatttcagtattcagATGCCTCAAGCTCTGATCAGTAGCCAATCTTCAAAACATGCACACCTCACTAAATGTAATTTTGTCTAACACAGGAGTAGAACACACTTTTGCCAAAAActttaaagcatgaaaagaaggaaaagactcCATATACCACTGAATTACAGAAATGTATCCAACTGTCTTTCACATTTGGGAAAATACTTTGTCTCACTCCTCTTAAGCTTGCTGTATTTGCAGTTTATTCCAGTTATTTAGGCTTGACGACGCACAGCTTTTGACCTATCTGGTAGATGTGGAAGTGGACTGCACTGTAGACAAAGCTGAGGTGGAGAGAAACGCTGGGCCTTCCCTTTTCACTCCTGACTTTCACATATCAAAGAGCTTGATGCTATGCCACTGCTTCAGTGAACAAATGCTATAGTCAGTGGCAGCTCTTTAAGCACTGACTAAGCAGTGACGCTCCACAGTTAGCTTCTCAAAGTCAGGGAGAAGGCAAACTCCAGTTCTGAGAAGAAGAAACAGCATTACTGAAGCTTGCTTCTCTGTTCAATTTCCCCAGGCATGAAACACCTTTGTAATTCCACATATTTtgtcatatataaaaataagccaATCACAGTCTCTGCCAGTTtcagcaataataaaataaccTGCTAGGGATATGGGCAGTCTGCAGGGGAGTCACGCTTCCTGAAATGCTCCAGCCTCCCAAAGGATGCTGAAAGTAAGATCCAGCCAAAAAGAGGACACACAAAGGTCAGACATCAATTTACTAGTACTTCCTTTGCACTATGATCCTTCAAACACGCCAGTATGAGACAGATGCATGGTGGCAGCCACCAATTCAGCAAAGCCTGGGGACTGAAACATAGCTAGTGCTAGGAAACTGTCATGCGCTGATGTCTTCTACGGATCAGGAATGGAGGGGAGACAATACTACTAACCCAAATACTGGCCAAAGGATTACATAAAACACACACTCGCAAGTATCTGAGATATAGCAGCCTAACAAACGTGAGGCATCAGTGGAGCTACAGGAATTATCTACATATATTTTCTCAGCCTGCTTCAACTGCAAGGTATCCTAACTTACTGGTGAATGAGAAGAGTTCAAGTCATGTTATTTTGCAACTGGCATGAGCTTTAGGTATGCACAGGTTAAAATGATAGGTGATAATCATCCTAACTTGATTGCAACCCTGAGCCCTATATAGTAAATGGCAGAAAGACAAAAATTGCATTTTGGAGATTCACACCACACTACATACaagctttaaaacacaaaattcttatttgatttttatttcgcTGAAGGATGTGAAATAATGGTatttggtttgattattttttttcaaaccacGTAAGTTTCATTTAATCTTAGCACATATTTTCCTCCACAACCTGTAGGTTTTTTGATGTTCAGAAGACAAACTCTAATGATAAATAACAGATATTGTCCTCTCTAGTTatagaaaaggaacaaaaatgtacATTTGAACTATCACCCAGAGCACTTTATACTTCTTGCAAAAGGGATGCTGGAATGTAGTGAGAAATCACTGAGGAAGACGCACCAAGACAAGCAGTTTTTAATATGCATTCTCACTAcattctttataaaaataattaagtaatgCTAACATTTCACTAAAATACAAGTTTAAAGATGGGATTGAAAGTAGATTTATAACACCATCAGTTTAACTCTTCTGCAAAGACTTTTAGGTACTCACTTTAACTATCCAGTTATTTTAGTGTAAATATAATCCCGTctaattaaaattttacattacTTACTCAGAGAAATCCAAACATTATTTGGATTCTGTGAGAGCTGGTAGGCACCCATTCCAGCCAAACTCCCAAAGACAAGGCCAGCAGCTAGCGACGGGACACTACCTGAATAAGTAAAAGATAATGAATTTATTAGAAACTCAGAAATAAACTTGCTTATCAGCTTATCTGTTTTGTAAAATaccaacagtaacaaaaaaaagatgGACATTCATTGTCATAAAGCAGATTAGagaggttttttctcttttaagattAAGACCATGCTGATCTGCAGCAAGAAACACATTCAAATACTCTTGCATAAGATACCAATAGCATTAGTATTTAATTCTGTAACAGTAAAGCCATTAATATATTTACGATGGAAAGAATagtgagaaaaacaaaagaattgGTGTTTTCTTTGTGCAAACCGAAGCATGTTGTTTCAACACAGTAATATCAGAATTTCTTGAGAGGCAGTGAAGTAGATGGATTAAATAGTAAGGGTTTAAGATCAGAAAAAGGACACGTGAACTGAACAGGGCAGAAGGGCATTCAGACAAATAAAGAGTTGCCAAAGAAGAGAGCGGAGTTGAATAAGAGACGTCATATCTCTTAAGTGCACCTGAGATCTGATCCAAAGGTAACCGCAGACTTTGGAAGAAGGTTCCCTGGACTCACATGAACTTTGGATCAAGTATGCAGTATAAATGATAATCCCAAGATACCAGAAGGTAAAGGATACCACATCAAACTGATGATTTATAGATTACATCAAGTAATGAAGTGGCATGACCACTGTGAGCAGTGAATGCCCTCAATAAGGCTAACGGAGAATTCAGGACTTAATGCTACTGAGGGTGTTTATATATTCCATTTTTTGGGTCACCTTTTAAAGACTTGAGATTGCAAAGCTAAGCTGATAAAGATCTCCTCTCAATGTTACCGGAGGTTCGTATATTGCTACCAGAAAGTAATAATTTTTCAGTCATCAACAAGGCAGCTGTAACAGTGCTTCAGATCCTGCTTTTGGTATAAAAAACAAGAGATGAAGATGATAGAAAGCACCAGATGTTCTTGTACCTGTGCAAGGAAAACATGCACACTCTAGTAAGTGTCTGCTATGCACAGAATACAGTTTAGCGAACATGTGGTAGCTACAATTCTTTCCACAAGCCTGGGAGCCAAGAAATGGCCATCATATCCTTGAATTTTACCTCAAGGCATTGTTTAAGCAGCTATGACACATATACTTACTAAGACAACCTCACCACCTCTGGCTCAAGAAGttcccaaatctcaaaacactggGACCCAGAGAACTTCtcaaatgaagagagaaaaaccaATCAATCAATCACTCTTTGCTTGCCCTGTTCTCATATTCTTCCCAAGGCACCTACTGCTGACCACTATCTGTGTGGGTAAATAGACCCAGTTGTAAAAGAACAGATCACCATCTTAGCTCTATGATGAAAgttccattttcttttggtttctcCAAGCTATTAGTATGGATatgatgccccccccccccccccgaagtcaCCATACAAGTTCCTGTTCCCCCTTCAAAAATCCTGTGACCTGGATTCTGTTGCCTCAGCATGACCATGTCCTCTCATCTAGGACCACAGGATAAGACAGACACCTACCATTTCATAATGGCCTCAGAGAAATGCATATGCAATTAGTTACTTAAGTTCTCAGTATTGTCCTTCCTGACATAAACTCCACTCACAGTCCAAAGGATAAATCAAGCCAATAGAAAATAGAATGGAATAGGCATTAGCATCTGCGTAGTCAAACGCACTTGTAAGATTCTTACTGACTTCAGCAATGCACCTTCATATCACAAATGCTAAAATGGCTTAGGGATTTTTACAGCTGAAAGGGACAGTACTGCAGCGGGGGTGAATCCACAGTTCTGTCTGTAGGAGGGCAAACTCAGAAAAAGGTCAGGAAATGAAAGCAGTAGGTCAGAGGGTAAGCTTATGATGCAGAGGCCAGAAAAGGAACAAGTTTAAGGACTGATTTGCATTGTTCAGCTCTACTTGGAGAAAGGATCCTTCTGAAAACTCTGCAACTTGCAGTATACTGTTACCATCAAACATTAAAATGAGAATAAAtctctaagaaagaaaaaaacatgatttATGTCATTTGAAGATACAGAACATTTATAGAATGCCTGTATTTAAAATAGCAGGGAAAAAGCCTTTCTGAAGCAAACTCATGACAGTTCACTGGACGAAGACAACACAGAGTCAGGATATCAGCATCCACCAGAAAGCTGACCGGGTTTATCAGCCCAAAGCACCAGCTCAACCCAAAAAGCACCGCACCCCAACAGCAGCAAGTTATCAGCACGTGGCACAAACTGATAAACTTTACATCTGCGTGAGCTTCGACATAGGCGGCTTTCAAAAAAAGCCGCCCAGCTCACACAAAGTTCTTGAGGGGCGGGGGGAGACGAAGGGAGATACAAGCACTTTCCCGCACCGTACCTGCTCTTACATAGCCAATGAGCCCTCCTGATGCCACCAGGGCGGCGTAGCCAAAGCCGAGCCAGTCCACTGCCATGctgaaaactggaagagaagTTGGGGTGACGATCAGTATCTTTGaatttttcaggggaagaaaaacaagagcaTTTTGccgggggtgtgtggggtggtgcTTTTCCACGAGCCAGGCCTGCCTAAAGCCTAAGCCCTAAACCGAGTCCCAGAAATGAAACCCGATTTGTTGGGAATGCAGCCCTGGCGATGGCGGGGCAGACTTCGGTGTCCGTCATCCCCCCCCGCCGAGGGTAGGCGGGCAGCACTCACCTGCCCGGCGGCCCCGCTCCACGGCAGCCCGGGGCGGAGCAGGCTGCGGAAGGGGAGGTGAGGGAGTCACGCACCGCCCAAAACTTCCCTTTTCCGGCTGttctgagagaaggaaagaaaaaataaaaccacaacccaacccaaccccaaaaccaaaaaacacaaaaaaaaaaaccccaaaacccctaaAAGGCAAGGTAGGGTGCGTcccagaaacaacaacaacaaaaaaaaaaaaaaaaaaaaaaaagggttggtGCCTTTCCAGCTACCTCCAGAGCTGCGGGTAACTCCCCCGGCCCTAGCGGGGGGTATCGAAGATGCCCGACCAAGCCCGGGTGCCTACAAAGGAGGAGAGACTTCAATACAGACGAGGTTTTGTGTGCTCGTTCAGTGAGGGGCAAAGCTCACTCACAACTGCATTTGTGTGCACCCAATCCATCCTCATCCTGTTGCATAAGTGAGGGTATGTGGTACAGCTGAgaatttggggttgttttttgttgtggcATGAGCCACAACTCTGGGCAGCCTACAGGCTGCTTCTAGCTTTGATCAGTAATTTCAGTATAGCCCTTTTATGTAAGATGGAGCGGATTTCTATAATCTTCaaattgattcaaagaaattaactcaatagtttgattgattattaagtaggtattctttattggc
It encodes the following:
- the LOC126048713 gene encoding transmembrane protein 14C-like — protein: MKIFRELLRMIEGRQQCRDRGDVSREKALSVSERVSVCDTGRVDGAMAARNNSLVSSIPAKPQPEKGSFGRCVTPSPPLPQPAPPRAAVERGRRAVFSMAVDWLGFGYAALVASGGLIGYVRAGSVPSLAAGLVFGSLAGMGAYQLSQNPNNVWISLITSGTLTAIMGTRFYNSGKFMPAGLIAGVSLLMVGRLALKMVEKPHDK